A part of Octopus sinensis linkage group LG7, ASM634580v1, whole genome shotgun sequence genomic DNA contains:
- the LOC115214381 gene encoding uncharacterized protein LOC115214381: MSKEKTKLYQQKFWKEWCKMPAFTKWLYEVPSAQYKAQCRYCRRNMLAKYSLLVSHGEAKKHKAPTPQQMIPLTNFIKTKNDKISMLETNLAMFICCYSSFNSCDHLIELCKNYMSDSDIISKVKLHRTKCANIVRQALAPHFDGDLISDIGDRKFSLL, translated from the coding sequence AtgagcaaagaaaaaacaaagttgtACCAGCAAAAGTTCTGGAAGGAATGGTGTAAGATGCCAGCGTTTACTAAGTGGTTGTACGAAGTACCTAGTGCACAGTATAAAGCACAATGTAGATATTGTAGACGTAATATGTTggcaaaatattctcttttagtaAGCCACGGAGAAGCAAAGAAACATAAGGCACCAACTCCACAGCAAATGATTCCTCTTACCAATTTTATTAAAACCAAAAATGATAAGATATCTATGCTTGAAACAAATTTAGCAATGTTTATTTGTTGCTACTCATCATTTAATAGCTGTGATCACTTAATAGAGTTATGTAAGAATTATATGTCTGATAGTGATATTATATCCAAAGTGAAGTTGCATCGTACAAAATGTGCAAATATTGTGAGACAAGCTCTAGCTCCAcattttgatggagatttgatttCTGATATAGGAGATAGAAAATTTAGCCTGTTATGA